In Candidatus Omnitrophota bacterium, the genomic window AAAGAAAGGGAGAATGTTAAGTTTTTACCCTCGGTGCGGATTCCGAAAGAAATTGTAATTTCCGCTGATTTAAAAGAAGTAATCACAAATGCAGCATTGATAACGCTGGCTGTTCCATCGCATGTCATGCGAAGTGTTGTAAGGCGGCTTAAAGGATACGATTTTTCCCGGAGTATAATTTTAAGCGTAGCCAAGGGTATTGAAAATAAAACACTGGCCAGGATGTCGAAGGTTATTTCTGAAGAGATT contains:
- a CDS encoding NAD(P)-binding domain-containing protein, with the translated sequence MKIALLGDGGWGTALAILLANKGYQVFLWGAFKDYVDFLNKERENVKFLPSVRIPKEIVISADLKEVITNAALITLAVPSHVMRSVVRRLKGYDFSRSIILSVAKGIENKTLARMSKVISEEI